The window TCAAAATGATGACTCTTTATTTCCTGTGTAATTATCAGATATGATAATGAAAGCTTTTAGAGCAAATCTTCATACTATATTTCTCATACTAGTACCTAAACAATGACAAATTGGTCAAAAACCGTGCCATTCAACTTCGAAGTCAAGCTTGAGCATATCTAAAAGGAACCACAATCAGCATATTACTTGTTACAAAACTTGTCTGCACAAGCCAAAGCAATATTGTATCTGGTACATAGCAAAAGAAAAAGAAATAAAGAGCATACAATCATCCAAGACCAATTTTTTAAGTGTTAAACGACACAATCGAAAGATGGACAAATATCTACAGTCATGCATCCCTTGCAGCCCGATCCAGTGCATAGGCATAGTCATCATTCTTCTAGATGTGCTGCTGGCATCTAGTCCTGATCCTGCAATTAAATAAATAAATAAAATTTTCCAAGGGAAGTACTAAGAAAGCGTTGTCGGATTATTCAGACAAAAAGAAGCCATGCCGATCTATTCTAGTTAGTCTGCCTTAAACTATAGAGAATATGCAAATCAAAATCCAAGTCCTTTTACCTCGGTGGCTACAGATTCCTCAGCGAGTGGATCAGGGAGAAGCACCACCATAGTAGCGGTTCTCGTCGCCTGAAAACAATTATCCGAGTTAGTTTGATGATATTTACAGAGGGATAGAGAGAAAGAGAGATAGTTAGATATATATATATATATATATATATATATATANNNNNNNNNNNNNNNNNNNNAAAAATGGAATAGGAGCTTGGTAGAGCTAGAGTTATAGCATTAAAGGACTTGGATTTTTATTTTCAGGAGGCCAGGAATGCGGAATTGGCGAGGAAGTATGAGCAGATTGCTCATACTTCCTCGCCAATTCCACATTCCTGAAAACAAAAATCCAAGTCCTTTAATGCTATAACTCTAGCTTTACCAAGCTCCTAGTCCATTTTCCATATCCAAACTAATAGAGCCATTGTTGAACCAAACCAGAAACATCATCATCACAGCACTTATATAAGCAGATTGCAGACATAGTATAACAATCTTAGCATAGATCGATTAATTAGATATGTGACAGATTGTAGACTCACAGAACTTCTACTACCACAACCAGGCCACATAAGATATTTCAATCCTATTAGGCTATGACAGAAATCGCCGTTTATAATTGCCAAAAAGTTCAATGTTTTGGCCACTAAATTCACATGACATAAAAATAAAAATCTTAAAGAAACATAAAACACACTCACTAAACTTTGAATGCCACTTTTTGAGAGGCTCAGGTGGCAAAGATGGCCATCATAGCTTCAGTCACCCCAAGGCCTCATCTGTATCCTCCTTCTCCATCCACACCTAAAATTTTGTTTCAACCCCCCAATTCAGAGCCGTTGGGGTAATATGACTTTTTGTTGTTCGGTATATTTCAAATTAGTGGAAGAACAAGTCGTAAGACCATTGATGATTGCTTACACAATTTGCTGCTTATTTTCTGGTTGATGATTCATTTGTCGAATCGGTGATAGCAGTCAGGCATGCCGAATGGATGAGTAGAGAGTAGATCCGTAATTCCATACTCTCGACTGCACGGGCTAATGTGGTCCATGTGGATCCAGTGGCTGCGGCTTATGAAGATGTTGAGAGTACATATCGTGCTCATGTCGTTGGAGAGATTGTCAGGAATATGCCACCAGATCCCTCTCTATTCCCTGAATGGATCCACAGTGTATTTCCAGATGGATGCTGACAGCCGAATCACATCCATCTGGAAATACTGGATCCAAGGCATGGAGAGGGATCTGGTGACATATTCCTGACAATCTCTCCAACATTACGAGCACGATCTCTACTCTCAACACCTTCATAAGACGTAGTCACTGGATCCACATGGACCACATTAGCCCGTGCAGTCGAGAGTATGGAATTACGGATCCACTCTCTGCTCATCCATTCTGCATGTCTGGCTGTTAGCACCGATTCGAGAAATGAATCATCAACCAGAAAACAAACAACAAGTTGTGTAAGCAATCATTAATGGTCTTACGATTTGTTTTTCCACTAAATTGAAATATACCGAACAACAAAAAGTCATATTACCCAACGACTTCATAATCCTCAGCAATTGGATGCCTATGGAGCACCGACACAGATCTGTTGCTCTTGTTGCTCACCTGAGAATGAATATCCTATTTAGTTTGATAGGATTTACAGAGGGATATATATATATATAGAGAGAGAGAGAGAGTACATTCGGCCGAGAAATGAAGAGGACTCCAGTATAGAGCGCATTCTTCCTCACAGATCCTTGAACCTCTTGCAAACACTTATGACTGTGTACCAACCAAATGAACAATAGAAGGAATGAGAAAACTCCATTCAGCAATGTTATTTTAGCCCAACAATATAGCAACATGTAAACAAGTCAACAAAGAGGAAAAATAGTTACATTTCTCAGGTGCTAGCTGAATTTGCTCCTTATTGCACAAACTCATAAATCTGGCAGTGGACGAAACCACCACACTAGCTTGCTCCTTTGACAACGCAGATGCAGTGCATGCTTCCCTGTCAACATTTACATACACACCCACTGTAAGTAGCCAATTCCCCACATTTCCAAAGCCAGACACTACATACACCATTTAAAACGAATAGGCTGACTGCAAAAGCAATTTCGACGCACATTCCGATAACTCTTACATAACATAACTCAGAATCATATGCCTAGTTTTGGTGTCAAAACAGAATCAAAACGCAATTCAGCCGTTGGTTTCATTCAAAAAGTACATAACCATTCAAACAAAGCATAATCGAAGCACAATTTCAGCTAATCAAAACCTAACACATGGTTTACAGAGCCATCCAACAAAACCCTAGCGCATCAAAACCATACAAAAACAAATTACAAAGCTAAGAGAGAGTGAGGAAGAGGCTCACAAGATGTAGAGGTAACCGAGCTAGTGCACAGAGGGATCAAGCTGGTCGAGAAGAGGAAGCAGCCGAATCGACTCGGCGTGGAGCGAGTCGTGCGCTTGCTTCAGAATGCTGTGTAGGTCGGAAAGATCTACGGAGTTCGTCGACAGACCCTGCACGTTTAGAACAAGCTCCGCGAACTCTTCCATCCCAAATTTAGGGTTTCGATTCTCTGAAGCTGAGAGAGAGAAAAGAGAAAAAAGAGAGGAGAAGAAGAAGAAGGGGCGCACTCAAATAATACTCCCTTTTTGCGTTTTATATGGGGTTCGGTGTGGACTCAATTTACTGTGGACCAAGTGTGAAACGAAGTATCGGTTTGGGCTTTTAAAATGCATAACATTTTTGGGCCTCCTCCTGCTGTTTTCTATAAAAAAAAAATAAAAAAGAAGAAGCCATATCAAACATTGCAACTGTGTATTATACACCAAAGGAGAGGATCCGGAACACAGAAAACTAGGGTTTTCAGAGATGGCGAAGAAAGGCATAAACGCTATTGCGGCAGGGGGTAGCAACATGCCGAGCCTGTACGTGTGTTTCCAGGTATATGAGAAGATTGAATCCCCACGATGGATGGTTCAATCCATCAATCTCACCGATCTTATTACTTCTTCTTCTTCAAACCCTAATCCTATGATACGACAAGTGCTTCACACCGCCCCAGATCTGAAACTCCCAGCTAACGCCGGCTGCTGCTGTGTCTTCCGGTCCAAAATTATGTTCTGCGGTGGCTATCAATACCTGGACCCCTGGGATCACGGTCCATTCTATGAAGTTTCTGATCAGATTTATGAGTTTGATGAGACCGATGAGCTGAAGATAAGCGACAAGAAATTTTCAAAGGGGAAATCCCGTCCCATGATGATGACTCTGGGCGACGGTAAACTCTATGCTCTAGGATTCCCCCAACCAAACCCAAAACTAGACCTAGACCACAAGTACTTGCCGCCCTTTGAGGTATTCGACTTTAACGAGCAAACATGGTCAATTCTGCCGGACCCTCCATTTGATGAACTTGCTCCTAGTTATTTCAATTTGTGCTATGCAACTGTGGACACCACCATCCTTCTCTCCGCTAAGAATTTGTGCACCTACCGCTTTGATGCAGCCTGCCCTTCTAAAGGATGGAAAGTACACACTGAAGCACCGCTGCCGTGCTCTATGGGCAGAGCTTTAGTGTTGAACCACAGCAGCGATTACAACATTATGTTTGGTTACGACTCCTGTCATGGAGCCGACATCCGCAATTTCACCATCGGAGTCCATCTTATGGACAAAAATGATTACTCCTGGACACATATCGCCTCTCTCCTTGTTCTGCCACCTGAGATTCTGGCTCGGTTGCCTCGTCACTTTTTTCCCGTAGAGCAGTATAGTATTGTCCATGTTGGAGGTCGAATCATATGCCTTGTCCTTCACAGATTCCTGCTATGCGAACAGTCATGTGGTGGTGAGAGGGAACCTACTAGTGATACAGATATGAACATTATCTCTTGTGCTGTAGTCACATTTGAATATTTTCTATCACCCTACTCCAAGACCATCAAGTTCAACATCCTGGGTTTCCGCCTCCTTACATTTGATGACGAACCTCCATGGGGAGCTAGTATGCTTGGTGCCTTTTTGGTGGGGGATCCAGTACAATATGGCAATGCCTTTACAGATTATGGTGGTAAATTCCCAAAAGCAACCGAGGGCATTACTCTAGAACCAGGAGAAACACTACCCGATTTTCTTTTTGAAAGGGCTACCACCTCTGCAAGTGGGGGTTGTATTCCAAACCAATCCTCCCTGGTTCCTGTTGCTGCTGCCTCTCAGCAAAATCATTTCCCGTCTTGTTCACGTGGGCCTGAAAGTGTTCTCCCCTGCGCTTATTTCTTAGCTGGGAATTGTGGCAACAGTTATCAATATTCACAACACCATGCTGGTCACTATCCTATTGTGGCTGAACCTGGCATTCTGTATCCAAATACTCATGCTGTAAGTTAATTTGAAGCCTTTATATTGACTTCTTTTCCGTGGTGTTAGAATATGTTTCAGGGTGATTGTGTGTGTGTGTAAATGTCTCTAATTTATAAGGATTGTGAAAGTTGATTCCACATGTTTCTGGATTTATTCATGATTTCTGTTGGGTTGTTTTTGTTGGCTGTAGATGGTTGGACATATGCAAAGCAGCGGACCAAACCTTGTTCAGGTTGCACCGGGATATGTTTATCCAAATTATCATGCTGAGGAATACATGACGACTTTTTACTGAGGGTGACACTGTGACTCAATTCGTCTGAGGATGAGATTATGACTACGATTTGTCAACGTCATTAGATGTTGATTGTGGAGAACCTGGCTCACTGTGGGCCTTGCTATTTCTTTGTTTTCTATGCGGGCTAGTCACCTTTGTGTGATAAATTATGCAACAGTATTGTATGACATACTAATATGCATGCTTTTCGGGGAATTTTAAGTGTTTGATGTCCTAGTTAAGTAGTTATTTTCCTTAAAAAAAAAAAAGAATAAAAAAGAACTGTGTATTATACTGTTGGCTTCAATCTACGGGGAAATTGTTATTTGTACGGAACACCACGTGACATTTGATCCCAGAGAGATGGAGGATTTGAATTTGTTGGGAGTTGCTTTGACCACTGTACTCAACTGTTCATACTTCATACTCCACACTAGGCCCCAATTCACATATCCAAGAAGGGCGTTTCTATCCTTTGGCCCGATTCATTTATAACTGCGAAATTTATCTTTACAAACTACTGAAACTAGTAAAACTCCAAGGAAAGAATAACATGTAGCTACAACGTGGATCAATCCCACATGTCTGTATTAGAGGCAAGTAGAGATGGAAGAAGCCATGTAAAGAATCCTTCATTAGTCTCTCCCTTCCATCTCTGCAATGAGTAATCCACCAACAGATCCCAGAGATCTCCTACTGTCCATTGGTGCTGCTGTATCCATCGGCTTACCTGCACCATAAAGTTAAAGAGGATGAATATGCTATGCCGACGATTGAAGTCTTAACATGAGTTTTGTTGGTCAAGATTAATTCACAGCTTAACTTGGTTTGGAAAACTGAAAGCATTTGGTATAAGCAAGCACCCTCAAAACATAACAGCAAAGCACATTGCATATTTGTAAAATTTATTTATCTGTGCTTTAGGTTACATAAAACAGTTGGTTCCTCAAATTCGTTGGTACGAGTATGAAGCATCTATTTTAAGGGGAAACATGACGTTCACACTAAGCATTATGAATCAGTACCTGGTCAAGGTTTTCCAATGCCTTCATGCCAGAAGTGTAGTATGAAATGAAAGGTCTTCGTGCCTGAAACAAATGCAACCTCATTACAGTCGTTTTCAGCTAACTACTCCGTGTTATTTTTATTTAAAAACAGATAAATCTTTAAAAATCTCATCTCCTCCCATAATTGTTACAAAGGCTAAAGACAAAACTACCTGAGATGCAGCAAGCCATTGAACTATGGTCTTAACTTCAGGATCTCCTCCAAAAGCACCGCATCCCCAATTCCCAGTTGCAATCCCAATATCATCCACATAATCCAAAGACTGAATCTCAGTAGAATCGACTGAACAGAGTTCATTCTCACGAACTAATGCATTGTTCTCCCGATATCCCAATTGAGGAACAAAGCCACAGAAGGCCTTATTGGTCTCCCTGTAGAAATCAACAAGGTAGAAGGTAGATAAACTTCTGATTAAGAAAGGTTACAAAAGGGAGAACCATATCTACATATAATAGTCCAACATATTCAAACTTCAGTTATCTCTCTATGGACATATCATACATAACGGCACAGACTTCACTGACTTCCATGTTTCAAAGATCACGGACTTCACTTGTGTTTCTCTGTAACTTGTGTGCAACACTTCCTAAGGGGATAGTACATTCATTTGCAGGTGCAGCTGGTTATCATGGCCGATAGCTAAATTACTAACCCATCTCAACCAAAATGCTTGTCCCAATCCTACAAGTTTGCCCTTTTCTGGCCAGCCTCAGTTGACATTTTAACACCACTTTCTATAAATTTCATATGATAAGTGTGCAATTGCAGTAGTATTAGTTAAATATACATACCGGAGGAGTAACTCTTGTTTATACTGTTTCATCCCTGGGCTGCATAATGCGTCTATTGCAATAATCCTGGTTTTACGTCTTCCAAGAGAGTCTGAATCCCTTTCATCCACATAGTCACCACAAAATCGAAATGAAGAAGCATACCTACACCAATTTAAAAATATATATAAATATCAGTCAGAAATCATTTCAACAGTGACCATGTTAAATGGATGAAAATTATATATATAAAGCTAATATGCTCAGGAATCAGGACATATCTCAGAAAACCATACATACACTTTCAATAAGAAGAGTCAAGTGATTCACTAAATGCATCTGAAAATATGTATGAAGAACATAACATTCCTAAAAATATATATGTATCTGTATGCGTATGTGCTTACAGTACACACCCTGTATAATTCGAAAATCTTTCTGCACCAACAATTTCTATAGCCTCATTATCTGCCATAGACGGCATGAACAGCATGCTAGCAATTAACTCGGGGTTGATCATGAAACGGATCTCTTCCTACGTCAGATGGTAATAACAAATAATATTAGGTGCTTCTGCAATTAGACATTGGCCTGCGTGAATCAGGAGAAGTAAAAACAAAAAAATAGCTGGAAAATTGCAGACATATATTTGGGTGAATATATATGAGGAAGAAAAAGAATATATAATCAGACCTGTACACAGCCCCTATGAAGAGCACCACCTCCTATATACTTGTTTGCAAAATCAACTTCCAGAGCTCCACTTGATTGATCTTCTATCAAGCCTGACCTGTGAACCTAGAATGACACGTGAAGGAAACTTAACAAGTTAGTTGTGATCACCTGAACTCAATCACAAAAGATTTGTTAACAGATTTCCAACAATTCATCTACATATAACTTATGGCTTTGTATTAACCATCTGTCATCTTTTTACCTCAAAACGGCAGAGTGGAATGACTGAATTGCTCCAAAACTCAGCCTTCGGATAAGAAATTCTTAGGGGAGTTGGTTCCAGAGGAAGTACTTTCCGCTCAAACGAGACAAAACCCATAGGCATGCGTGAAGTTATCTTTTCAAAGTAGTGTATAATGCACCATATCTTACTCTCCTGTTTTTGATTATAACTATCATACAGAGCGCTGCAAATAAATATGAGGCGGTGAGTATATATCAGTAAATAACATGAGAATGTATCTATTAATAATGTCAAACAAAATTGGGTGATAAGATATCTTTAGAAATAGCACGGGAACATGTCTAGTAGAATAACTGACATCTTTATGTGTACCGCTAAATTGTGTGAAATAGAAAATTTAAAAAAATAAAGAGAGAAAGAGATTCCAAGGAAAGAAAGTGTTACATACGCAAACAAATGATCAAAATTGATTGTTGGGAGATGTTTGGCACTTCTATCAGTGACTGGGAACAAACATAATAGAGAGCACCCAAGAAGAGCACTAATTAGTTCCTGAAATGCAACGTACACAATTTCAGCAAAAATGTACTAAAATATAGGAAGATCTTTCAAAGTAAATAAGGCCAAGATCTTTCATACCTGACTGAGAAGCACTAATCCGGGTTGTTGTGAATCAAGTAGACGAAGAGCAGTATCCTCTGCATTTTGATAGTGAAGTTGTAACAAAGAGGGCAACCGCAAAAGCAAATTTGCTAATGCGGGGAACACTTCTCCAAACCACTTGCCAGATTCCTCCCTGGACATGATCTGGTAACCAAACAACCCCATTTTAGTTCGAAGGAAAGATTATGTGTGATGCAATTAAAGAGTGTGGCATACGTCATCGAAGAAGAGGGCGTATCCGTCTGCGGCACCAGGAGTGAGAGGATGAGAGGAGGAGGCCGAAAGAGAGCGCCTGAGGTCGGAGATGGCTGTGAATAGAACCTCCCCGGAATTGACACGACCCCTGCCCAAGTCCTTGAGTGTCTCCACCGCCTGTGATGGCCAGAAAAGACTCCGGCTCCGTGCCACCACCGGCAAGTAGCCTAGTATTGACTTCAACTCCTCCCTCTCTTCCATGGGGGAGCTCAACTGATATAAATGTACTGAGGAGGGACTTGAGGGCTTACGTCATCGAGGCGGGCGTGGGGATCCATAGCCCTAATTCTGGGGAGTAAGAAAGAATGAGAGTGTTTTAGTTGAAGGTGTTGGATACCGGAAGCGATGGAGTCGGGGGAACAGTTGTTATCAGCTGTGTGCGGTTGCAGAGCTTTAATTGTGTTACTCCGGGTCTGATTTGTGTCTATTGGGCCTTTCGGGTCTGATGAACCTATTTGGCTTGATAGACTGGACCGTTATTTGGTAACTTGGTCCAATTGATGTTCAAAGAACAATTTCATTTTGTTAAGCTGTGTGTGGGGGGGGGGATACGAGTGTTTGTCATTAGGATAGATTGATCTTTCCTATTTTCTCTATTAACCTTTTCTTACATGTGATAGGGTGCGATTATGCTCTTTTCCCCTTAGATCAAGACTTTTGTCCCACCGGATTTTTACTTGGCAAAGTTTTTAACGAGGTAACTTCGCATGCACCGCTTGTCTCATATAGAGGACTGCTCAAACATGAAGTTGTTCATGAATGTGTTTGATTACGGTTAATCATTACACATGACAGACTTGTTTAAGTGTTTGCCTAAATCTACTTTTAAGAAAATTATTATCAAGCCTCTCAGATTAAAGTACTTATCAAGAGGAGCATCACCTGATTGAGTTCTCAATAAAGTAATCGGTGCGTCGTACTCTTTTTGTCATTTGATCAAGATTTAGTTTTTCTCATAAGATTTTTGTTACACTACCTTTATGCTATTAGGATAAGGAATCCTAATTTCATTTAGCGATATATATACATGTTAGAATAAAATTATGTTTTCATTCTCTATACTGGAAATATACTCCGTAATAATTCTCTGTATAAAGAGCACCTGTGAATCAATAAATAAGATACACGATTCTCTTCCGCTATCATCTTTCCTATCTCTTCTGCTCTTTCACTAACACCAGTTCGCAGTTGAGGGTTTGATGGAGTTCACGGAGAAGGAAACTGTTATGAACGCGGTGCAAGAGAGCGTACCGTGCGCGGACAGAGGAGGCGAGGTCGCCGACAATTATATTCTACTCAAATTTTCATTATACAAGTATATCGGCTGCTGCCCTGGTCCGGAGTCCCCAATTCGTTGGGACTCACAAACCCACCAAGGAGAAAAAGACTTCTGGGTCGACCTGGCGGGGATCAAGCAGA of the Fragaria vesca subsp. vesca linkage group LG6, FraVesHawaii_1.0, whole genome shotgun sequence genome contains:
- the LOC101295064 gene encoding poly(ADP-ribose) glycohydrolase 1-like, with translation MEEREELKSILGYLPVVARSRSLFWPSQAVETLKDLGRGRVNSGEVLFTAISDLRRSLSASSSHPLTPGAADGYALFFDDIMSREESGKWFGEVFPALANLLLRLPSLLQLHYQNAEDTALRLLDSQQPGLVLLSQELISALLGCSLLCLFPVTDRSAKHLPTINFDHLFAALYDSYNQKQESKIWCIIHYFEKITSRMPMGFVSFERKVLPLEPTPLRISYPKAEFWSNSVIPLCRFEVHRSGLIEDQSSGALEVDFANKYIGGGALHRGCVQEEIRFMINPELIASMLFMPSMADNEAIEIVGAERFSNYTGYASSFRFCGDYVDERDSDSLGRRKTRIIAIDALCSPGMKQYKQELLLRETNKAFCGFVPQLGYRENNALVRENELCSVDSTEIQSLDYVDDIGIATGNWGCGAFGGDPEVKTIVQWLAASQARRPFISYYTSGMKALENLDQVSRWIQQHQWTVGDLWDLLVDYSLQRWKGETNEGFFTWLLPSLLASNTDMWD